A genomic stretch from Bradyrhizobium sp. 195 includes:
- a CDS encoding oligosaccharide flippase family protein, translated as MIKRLIQNTVISALAFGVAALLGLAVIPLIIGTWGVTEFGLIVISRLLLPGSMMAVLDLGLSEVATQIVARAREHRNWTQASRQIAFLGVVSIALTLILSAAIWLATPLLVIVMRIDAAHLETFSRIMHYTALANLVFVPALVWEGIVKGFERYNLLRFAEVTSTAAYVGLTFAASWAATGFEVVAYIYLATLVARAVVIGIAAFVALRHKHVRLLPWTPDIRQDILRRCLLLLQGKLLGGISGPLQPFLIGLLFGPKAVGIYDALVRLSRVSKVVVSLLTSALLPVASRLDERGSAASFQRLGDLGLVMMPMFVVPPLAATAILSPEIMNIWIGPLLAPYAFWMGLSFLVPICAQYVAIGSLIFLTRPDVQARLNRLMAIQLLIWAVVSAATLHLFAERALILGQVVGSIAILPWQIEELRSALELDRNRFAKVVGTQFAILVLASIFLATIAGYIRFDSVLKLALGSMVFCLITWALQYFLVLEKRHRTVFPAVGQLMGLTSKSS; from the coding sequence ATGATCAAGCGCCTGATCCAGAACACGGTGATTTCGGCGCTTGCCTTCGGCGTAGCCGCGTTGCTGGGCCTTGCGGTCATTCCACTGATCATCGGGACCTGGGGGGTGACCGAGTTCGGCCTCATCGTCATCTCGCGGCTGCTGCTCCCTGGCAGCATGATGGCGGTGCTGGATCTCGGTCTGTCCGAGGTTGCCACCCAAATCGTCGCGCGGGCGCGAGAGCACCGCAATTGGACGCAGGCGAGCCGCCAGATCGCTTTCCTGGGGGTGGTCTCCATCGCGCTCACCTTGATCCTGAGCGCGGCCATCTGGCTCGCGACGCCGCTGCTCGTCATCGTGATGAGGATCGACGCCGCACATCTGGAGACGTTCAGCCGGATCATGCACTACACGGCGCTCGCGAATCTGGTCTTCGTTCCGGCGCTGGTGTGGGAAGGCATCGTCAAAGGCTTCGAGCGCTACAACCTGCTCCGCTTCGCGGAGGTCACCTCGACGGCGGCCTATGTCGGTCTGACGTTCGCGGCCTCGTGGGCGGCGACGGGCTTTGAAGTGGTTGCCTACATCTACCTCGCGACGCTAGTGGCCCGCGCCGTCGTCATTGGAATTGCTGCGTTCGTCGCCCTGCGGCACAAACATGTGCGACTGCTGCCGTGGACCCCGGACATCCGGCAGGATATTCTGCGTCGCTGCCTGCTGCTCCTGCAAGGCAAACTGTTGGGCGGCATTTCCGGGCCGCTTCAGCCGTTCCTGATCGGATTGCTGTTCGGACCCAAAGCCGTCGGCATCTACGACGCGCTGGTGCGATTGTCGCGGGTCTCCAAGGTCGTTGTCAGCCTTCTGACATCCGCCCTGCTTCCAGTTGCCAGCCGTCTCGATGAGCGCGGCAGCGCGGCCTCGTTCCAGCGCCTCGGCGATCTCGGCCTCGTCATGATGCCGATGTTCGTGGTGCCGCCGCTTGCCGCGACCGCGATCCTCTCGCCCGAGATCATGAACATCTGGATCGGTCCCCTTCTTGCGCCCTATGCGTTCTGGATGGGCCTGAGCTTCTTGGTTCCAATCTGCGCCCAATACGTCGCGATCGGCAGCCTGATTTTCCTGACGCGGCCCGACGTGCAGGCCCGGCTCAACCGGCTGATGGCCATCCAGCTTCTGATCTGGGCAGTCGTCTCCGCCGCGACACTTCACCTGTTCGCGGAACGCGCCCTGATTCTCGGCCAGGTCGTCGGCAGTATCGCCATCCTGCCCTGGCAGATCGAGGAGTTGCGCAGCGCACTCGAACTTGACCGCAATCGCTTCGCGAAGGTGGTCGGAACCCAGTTCGCAATCCTTGTGCTGGCAAGCATTTTTCTAGCAACAATTGCAGGTTACATTCGGTTCGACAGCGTGCTAAAGCTCGCGCTCGGTTCCATGGTTTTCTGTCTGATTACCTGGGCACTCCAATACTTCCTCGTGCTCGAAAAGCGGCACCGGACTGTATTTCCAGCCGTCGGACAACTGATGGGACTGACATCCAAAAGCAGTTGA
- a CDS encoding class I SAM-dependent methyltransferase codes for MNIHATDTKAVITGFAPASLSDKASTYALDAARSIGRLAMRRVKRTADVVDSEYNLSHWQRTLSEKAWTKTASIGEFLIPKNPARGLRKVNNQICRVAADDYYRYRARALGELLARHTGGAAEIVELGAGCGINLLSLHLNHPDWRLRGFDIAPNGIAAGREIAAHFGLSDRISLDRIDLTDGNDPNYAAIRDQVVFTYFCIEQIPYDVHKVVDNIIAARPKRVINIEPTTELLNFSSPRDLVSYLYIRSVDYQTQLFSTLDDYERQGRVRILARERMPFAPTIHNDGFLYCWEPT; via the coding sequence ATGAACATCCACGCGACAGACACGAAAGCCGTCATCACAGGTTTCGCTCCGGCGTCGTTGTCGGACAAGGCGTCGACTTATGCGCTGGATGCGGCCAGGAGCATCGGCCGTCTCGCGATGCGCCGCGTCAAACGCACGGCCGACGTCGTTGATTCCGAGTACAATCTATCGCATTGGCAGCGAACGCTATCGGAAAAAGCCTGGACGAAGACCGCAAGCATCGGCGAATTCCTGATCCCGAAGAATCCTGCGCGGGGTCTTCGCAAGGTCAATAATCAGATTTGCAGGGTCGCGGCCGACGACTATTACCGCTATCGCGCCCGGGCCCTCGGCGAGCTGCTCGCGCGGCACACGGGCGGCGCCGCGGAGATCGTCGAGCTCGGCGCGGGCTGCGGCATCAATCTGCTGTCGCTTCATCTCAATCATCCCGACTGGAGGCTGCGCGGGTTCGACATCGCGCCGAACGGCATCGCCGCGGGCCGCGAGATCGCAGCGCATTTTGGCCTGTCAGACCGGATATCGCTCGACAGGATCGACCTGACCGACGGCAACGACCCAAACTACGCAGCGATCAGGGACCAGGTCGTTTTCACCTACTTCTGCATCGAGCAGATTCCTTATGACGTGCACAAGGTGGTCGACAACATCATTGCTGCGAGGCCGAAACGCGTCATCAACATCGAGCCGACGACGGAGCTGCTGAATTTCTCGAGTCCGCGAGATCTCGTCAGCTATCTCTACATCCGCTCAGTCGACTACCAGACGCAGCTGTTTTCGACGCTCGACGATTACGAGCGACAGGGCCGCGTGCGCATCTTGGCGCGCGAACGCATGCCGTTCGCGCCGACGATCCACAATGATGGTTTTTTGTATTGCTGGGAGCCCACATGA
- a CDS encoding surface carbohydrate biosynthesis protein: protein MRIGLVVDHPKRDLPGAVMLGYQLARRGVSVMLVPMYEQAVDVPRLGLDALVVNYARPVNLDLMRSFAGAGLALYVLDTEGGVLAEKGGNSPPAMAAHIKGSGYADILAGYFFWGSRLHDAFLAAGTMKPEQLHLTGCPRFDFAAPRWRALLDGEPRGYLLVNANFPLVNSRFTGKPGGEREAMVRAGWDGAYVDRFIADLKQVFANYLAEIDRLAAARPGRNILVRPHPFESEDVYRNALSRHANVLIDGTGSVLDRIRNAAAVIHLNCGTAVESVLLGKLPLQLEYLNTPTTAGHAALPARVSRQVVSFDELLGAVDRIERETETFDFARVHAADIEAFFHLNDGKAAERVADVLTRATRSRWPYVSLLATVKGTRAKPSLGQIVKGAASAALGSAVTERLRSQFNPARRDKRIAPSFVQTLLQRIAAYDQASPSQFTARRAHCATTGLPLASIAIEHVR from the coding sequence TTGCGCATAGGCCTGGTGGTCGATCACCCCAAGCGTGACCTGCCGGGGGCAGTCATGCTCGGTTATCAACTCGCGCGGCGTGGCGTATCGGTCATGCTGGTGCCGATGTACGAGCAGGCCGTCGATGTCCCGCGACTTGGGCTGGACGCGCTGGTCGTCAACTACGCACGTCCCGTCAATCTCGACCTGATGCGCAGCTTTGCCGGAGCTGGGCTGGCGCTGTACGTGCTCGATACCGAAGGCGGCGTGCTCGCGGAAAAGGGCGGCAACTCGCCTCCGGCGATGGCCGCTCACATCAAGGGCAGCGGCTACGCCGATATCCTGGCGGGCTATTTCTTCTGGGGAAGTCGGCTGCACGACGCCTTCCTCGCAGCCGGAACGATGAAGCCGGAGCAACTTCACCTCACCGGATGTCCGCGGTTCGATTTCGCAGCCCCGCGCTGGCGAGCGCTGCTCGACGGCGAGCCACGCGGCTATCTGCTCGTCAACGCCAATTTCCCGCTGGTCAATTCGCGCTTTACCGGCAAGCCGGGCGGGGAACGCGAAGCGATGGTGCGAGCCGGTTGGGATGGAGCCTATGTCGATCGCTTCATCGCGGACCTGAAGCAGGTCTTCGCCAACTATCTCGCCGAGATCGACCGGCTCGCCGCAGCGCGGCCCGGCCGCAACATTCTCGTGCGACCGCATCCCTTCGAGAGCGAAGACGTCTATCGCAATGCGCTCTCTCGCCACGCCAACGTCCTGATTGACGGCACCGGCAGCGTGCTCGACCGCATCCGCAATGCGGCCGCCGTCATTCATCTCAACTGCGGGACGGCGGTCGAATCGGTCTTGCTCGGAAAGCTGCCGCTCCAGCTCGAATATTTGAACACACCGACCACCGCCGGCCATGCCGCACTGCCCGCACGTGTGAGTCGGCAGGTCGTCTCGTTCGACGAGCTGCTGGGCGCAGTCGATCGCATCGAGCGCGAGACCGAGACCTTCGATTTCGCCCGCGTTCACGCCGCCGATATCGAGGCCTTCTTCCATCTCAATGACGGAAAAGCCGCCGAACGTGTCGCCGATGTCCTGACCCGCGCAACGCGTTCGCGCTGGCCTTACGTCTCGCTGCTCGCGACCGTAAAGGGCACTCGTGCTAAGCCGAGCCTCGGCCAGATCGTCAAGGGCGCCGCCAGCGCAGCGCTCGGCTCGGCCGTCACCGAGCGGCTACGCAGCCAGTTCAACCCGGCCCGGCGCGACAAACGGATCGCGCCGTCCTTCGTCCAGACCCTGCTTCAGCGCATCGCCGCTTACGACCAGGCGAGCCCGTCTCAATTTACGGCAAGACGCGCGCATTGCGCGACGACGGGCTTGCCGCTCGCGAGCATTGCGATCGAACACGTCCGATAG
- a CDS encoding capsular polysaccharide export protein, LipB/KpsS family, producing MVTSAKTILITTLAEYQTRFWIPVAQRLRTAGHDVELLAFDDRSAEMSATEGVPVTNMYREGLKADPSPEDRKAFDARVVSYGLDGTNFLFSHERVTFGIRDTAALRRRFMIYANAMETVLDRLERQGKRPELVQELGGFLSVIASFCAARRRGIRNWFIEPSFFRGRMYFTPDTLGAPDVMPTPADAVSPEVRAYLDETLTQRAIVIPKKDQHHYSAAFKKVLNLRNANRLAEKLWDQFALGKHQEFGHNLRHARVHAAMALNATRLRKLYKPIPETPFVYYPFHVPADMALTLRSPDYLDQVATVDFLLRTIPDSHVLVVKEHPAQIGAISADRLFELARRFDNFVLLPPQTNNYTVLNRADAVISVNSKSGAEALLLGKPVVVLGDAFYRSCPLVYAVGRLADLPARLREALSAGPFDPAKGAPYFESAWRRSYPGELYVGDPKLLDTFAASLRAAIAEPARVN from the coding sequence ATGGTAACATCTGCAAAGACCATTCTCATCACCACGCTTGCCGAATACCAGACCCGGTTCTGGATTCCGGTCGCGCAACGCTTGCGCACCGCAGGCCATGACGTCGAATTGCTTGCCTTCGACGATCGCAGCGCGGAGATGTCGGCTACCGAAGGCGTTCCGGTCACGAATATGTATCGCGAGGGCCTCAAGGCCGACCCCTCGCCCGAGGATCGCAAGGCGTTCGACGCGCGCGTCGTGTCTTACGGACTCGACGGGACCAATTTCTTGTTCAGCCACGAGCGTGTCACTTTCGGCATCCGCGACACCGCGGCGCTACGCCGGCGCTTCATGATCTATGCCAATGCGATGGAGACGGTGCTCGACCGGCTCGAACGGCAAGGCAAGCGCCCCGAGCTGGTGCAGGAGCTTGGCGGCTTTCTCTCCGTGATCGCGAGCTTCTGCGCCGCCAGGCGCCGGGGCATTCGCAACTGGTTCATAGAACCCTCGTTCTTCCGTGGCCGGATGTATTTCACGCCCGACACGCTCGGCGCGCCCGACGTGATGCCGACGCCGGCGGACGCTGTGTCCCCTGAGGTGCGCGCCTATCTCGACGAAACGCTGACGCAGCGCGCGATCGTCATCCCCAAGAAGGATCAGCACCATTACTCAGCGGCCTTCAAGAAGGTCCTCAATTTGCGCAATGCCAACCGTCTCGCCGAAAAGCTCTGGGACCAGTTCGCGCTCGGCAAGCACCAGGAGTTCGGGCACAATCTGCGCCATGCCCGCGTGCACGCGGCGATGGCGCTCAACGCGACACGGCTGCGCAAGCTCTACAAGCCGATTCCGGAAACGCCCTTCGTCTACTACCCATTCCACGTCCCTGCCGACATGGCGTTGACGCTACGCTCGCCGGACTATCTCGACCAGGTCGCGACCGTCGACTTCCTGCTACGCACGATCCCGGATTCGCATGTCCTGGTCGTGAAGGAGCACCCTGCCCAGATCGGTGCGATCTCGGCCGATCGCCTGTTCGAGCTCGCGCGCCGTTTCGACAATTTCGTGCTGCTGCCGCCGCAGACCAACAATTACACCGTGCTCAATCGCGCCGATGCGGTCATATCAGTCAACAGCAAATCCGGCGCCGAAGCGCTGCTGCTCGGCAAGCCGGTCGTGGTGTTGGGTGATGCGTTCTACCGCTCCTGCCCGCTGGTGTATGCGGTCGGTCGTCTGGCCGACCTGCCCGCACGCCTGCGCGAGGCCCTCTCCGCCGGGCCGTTCGATCCGGCCAAAGGCGCACCCTATTTCGAGTCCGCCTGGCGCCGGTCCTATCCAGGCGAGCTCTATGTCGGCGATCCCAAGCTGCTCGACACGTTTGCGGCCTCCTTGCGCGCGGCAATCGCCGAGCCGGCCCGCGTGAATTGA
- a CDS encoding glycosyltransferase family 2 protein codes for MPLVSIITPSWNVESLIEETIRSVQSQTFADWELLIADDCSADRTPAIIADIGARDPRVKLIRQAKNGGPALARQASIDAAQGRYLAFLDSDDLWLPEKLERQLAFTREKKAALSYTAFRRINETNTVTGRLIEVPASLTYGQLLKNTAVATLTAMVDREIAGPIAMKNEGYDDFCLWLSILKPGHTAYGLNEDLARYRVRGSSVSSRPMRSAKWVWQIYRNVEHLPLIESAWCFAHWGARAWLKRREF; via the coding sequence ATGCCGCTCGTCTCGATCATCACACCGTCCTGGAACGTCGAAAGCCTTATCGAGGAGACAATCCGCTCGGTGCAGAGCCAGACATTCGCCGATTGGGAACTCCTGATCGCCGACGACTGCTCGGCCGACAGGACGCCGGCGATTATCGCCGACATCGGCGCGCGCGATCCGCGCGTCAAGCTGATCCGGCAGGCGAAGAACGGCGGCCCTGCGCTGGCGCGCCAGGCGTCGATCGACGCCGCGCAAGGCCGCTATCTCGCCTTCCTCGACAGCGATGATCTTTGGCTGCCCGAGAAGCTGGAGCGGCAGCTTGCCTTCACTCGGGAGAAGAAGGCCGCCCTCAGCTACACCGCCTTCCGCCGCATCAACGAGACCAACACCGTTACCGGACGGCTGATCGAAGTGCCGGCCTCGCTCACCTATGGTCAGCTCCTGAAGAACACCGCGGTCGCGACGCTGACCGCGATGGTTGATCGCGAGATCGCCGGCCCCATCGCGATGAAGAACGAGGGCTATGACGATTTCTGCCTGTGGCTCTCGATCCTCAAGCCCGGCCACACCGCATACGGCCTCAACGAGGATCTTGCGCGTTACCGCGTCAGGGGCTCCTCGGTCTCCAGCCGCCCGATGCGCTCCGCCAAATGGGTCTGGCAGATCTACCGCAATGTCGAGCACCTCCCCCTTATCGAATCAGCCTGGTGTTTTGCCCATTGGGGTGCGCGGGCCTGGCTGAAGCGACGGGAGTTCTAG
- a CDS encoding DUF6056 family protein yields the protein MYNQGVIPLAARPYADRRAWIGWTLCSLFPAIFLLVLLALTSLSAPEHDDFCFADLYARHGFIDTVSLFYHSQSGRVLALWLTQVPPAISAAAGVSLLSAYSLTMAVSAALFLAATTLAMARAWPRTGALQLTFLALAFASTVVSAAPSVRDLLYWLSAVTCYVPPALVTVLILGECIRALDRQAGFSWTLSLAMALGGFVAALGNEFTGAWLLLIVSASLGARHLFGQQRQIVHHTLIAAAIAIGWIIVVSASGNSTRMEQLPNGGHVTWSVLQALIDSLAGLGRFLREPAIVAWLAAVGLIALIAPDPAPKAPQKNKLLALGTIAICLACCYFEYFAHRYATGMRLVERAQNQALILLLFGSTLGVKLIVGAYRPQLRERVAAGAFRGLLGPIGMPAGLMLLTIASLCLSSTASQLRAQWQGLYPYWRESAERHALLTTSREPVVAVPRHKWTPSLLMTADVTENADRLPNDCVARYYHKSAVYAADTPR from the coding sequence GTGTACAATCAAGGTGTTATTCCGCTGGCAGCGCGTCCCTACGCCGATCGCCGGGCCTGGATTGGCTGGACGCTGTGCAGCCTGTTTCCTGCAATTTTTCTGCTGGTTCTGCTCGCGCTCACGTCACTTAGCGCCCCCGAACATGACGACTTCTGCTTCGCGGATCTGTACGCGCGTCATGGTTTCATCGACACCGTATCGCTCTTCTATCACTCGCAATCGGGCCGGGTCCTGGCCCTGTGGCTGACCCAGGTTCCGCCCGCGATCTCCGCAGCGGCAGGTGTCAGCCTGCTGTCGGCCTATTCACTGACGATGGCTGTGAGCGCAGCACTGTTCCTGGCCGCCACGACGCTCGCCATGGCCCGTGCCTGGCCCCGCACCGGCGCTCTCCAATTGACTTTCCTCGCGCTTGCCTTCGCGAGCACCGTGGTCAGCGCGGCGCCGAGTGTTCGGGACCTGCTCTACTGGCTGTCGGCCGTGACCTGCTATGTCCCGCCCGCCTTGGTCACCGTGCTGATCCTCGGGGAGTGCATTCGGGCGCTTGATCGGCAAGCCGGCTTCTCCTGGACGCTCAGCCTTGCGATGGCGCTAGGCGGTTTCGTGGCTGCGCTGGGCAACGAATTTACCGGCGCCTGGCTCCTGCTGATCGTCTCGGCTTCGCTGGGCGCGCGCCATCTCTTTGGCCAGCAGCGGCAGATCGTGCATCACACCCTGATCGCGGCTGCCATCGCGATCGGGTGGATCATCGTTGTCTCCGCCAGTGGCAACAGCACGCGCATGGAACAACTCCCGAACGGCGGGCATGTGACATGGTCGGTGCTTCAAGCGCTTATCGATTCGCTCGCCGGTCTCGGTCGTTTCCTTCGAGAGCCCGCCATCGTCGCCTGGCTCGCCGCTGTCGGTCTCATCGCATTGATCGCGCCTGACCCGGCGCCCAAAGCGCCGCAAAAGAACAAGCTGCTGGCTCTCGGCACGATCGCGATCTGCCTGGCGTGCTGCTATTTCGAATATTTCGCTCATCGCTATGCGACGGGCATGCGGCTCGTCGAAAGGGCGCAGAACCAGGCATTGATCCTGCTGCTGTTCGGATCGACGCTGGGCGTCAAGCTGATCGTCGGCGCTTACCGCCCGCAACTGCGCGAACGGGTTGCGGCGGGAGCGTTTCGCGGCCTGCTCGGTCCCATCGGGATGCCTGCGGGCCTGATGCTGCTCACGATCGCCTCGCTCTGCCTGAGCTCGACAGCATCTCAGCTGCGAGCGCAGTGGCAGGGCCTGTATCCGTATTGGCGGGAGAGCGCCGAACGGCATGCCCTCCTGACGACGAGCCGCGAGCCGGTTGTCGCGGTTCCCCGGCACAAATGGACGCCATCCCTGCTGATGACCGCCGATGTGACTGAGAACGCCGACCGGTTGCCGAATGACTGCGTCGCCAGATATTACCACAAGTCCGCCGTCTACGCTGCCGACACGCCGCGATGA
- a CDS encoding glycosyltransferase family 2 protein: protein MKTISVITPCYNEELNVRDCYEAIRKIFDGELRGYRREHIFCDNASDDRTVEILREIAAQDPAVKIIVNARNFGPLRNTFNGVMASRGDAVLLFMPADLQDPPELLPEFVKLWEAGYEIVYGIRAVREEGRLMRGIRNAYYRLLTRFSEVNVPPGVGDFQLVDRRVVEAMRHVRDTYPFMRMMTFECGGRAVGVPYTWRQRKKGLSKNRAGALIDQGLNGLVSFTTAPVRFGLLAGFLISALSIGYAIVNFVVGLVLYRQLAEPGIITLIVAMFFFGGVQLFFMGMIGEYVLAIYGQVREKPVVFERERVNFDPSPPSGT, encoded by the coding sequence GTGAAAACAATCAGCGTCATCACGCCCTGCTACAATGAAGAGCTCAACGTTAGAGATTGCTATGAGGCGATCCGGAAGATCTTCGACGGCGAGCTCCGGGGCTATCGGCGCGAGCACATCTTCTGTGACAACGCCTCCGACGATCGCACCGTCGAGATCCTGCGCGAGATCGCTGCACAGGACCCTGCGGTGAAGATCATCGTCAACGCACGCAACTTCGGCCCGCTGCGCAACACTTTCAACGGGGTGATGGCCTCGCGCGGCGACGCTGTGCTCCTGTTCATGCCGGCCGACTTGCAGGATCCGCCCGAATTGCTTCCCGAATTCGTCAAGCTGTGGGAGGCCGGCTACGAGATCGTCTACGGCATCCGCGCTGTGCGCGAGGAAGGGCGGCTGATGCGCGGCATCCGCAATGCCTATTACCGCCTGCTGACCCGCTTCTCCGAGGTCAACGTGCCACCCGGCGTCGGCGACTTCCAGCTCGTCGACCGGCGCGTGGTCGAGGCCATGCGGCACGTCCGCGACACATATCCTTTCATGCGGATGATGACGTTCGAATGCGGCGGCCGCGCCGTCGGCGTCCCCTACACCTGGCGCCAGCGCAAGAAAGGACTCTCCAAGAACCGGGCCGGCGCGTTGATCGACCAGGGCCTCAACGGGCTGGTGTCCTTTACCACGGCGCCGGTCCGATTCGGTCTATTGGCGGGCTTCCTGATCTCGGCCCTGAGCATCGGCTACGCCATCGTCAATTTCGTGGTCGGCCTCGTCCTGTACCGGCAGCTTGCCGAGCCCGGCATCATCACGCTGATCGTCGCCATGTTCTTCTTCGGCGGCGTGCAACTGTTCTTCATGGGCATGATCGGCGAGTACGTCCTCGCGATTTACGGACAGGTACGTGAGAAGCCCGTGGTGTTCGAGCGCGAACGCGTCAATTTCGATCCGTCACCGCCGTCCGGCACCTGA
- a CDS encoding transketolase family protein produces MRTTFIESLSQAASENPDLWLLCGDLGYSVLEPFAAKFPDRYLNVGVAEQNMAGIAAGIALSGKTVFIYSIGNFPTLRCLEQLRNDVCYHGADVKVVAVGAGYAYGSQGYTHHALEDAGIMSMLPGIEVFVPCDPSEVRAATRLIATSGKPSYLRLSRQGEPNLGAAVTDLRKPRVLRVGRDVVILASGPIASRALAAAGELAGRGRDVGVVSVSCLKPLDEGAIRDAVRGASLIVTLEEHILRGGLFSLVAGAFAGDAVRPPITGIGIPEQGGKTSQAGSREALLDAAGLSAEAIVARIEQSLAKG; encoded by the coding sequence ATGAGGACGACGTTCATCGAGAGCCTGTCGCAGGCCGCGAGCGAGAACCCCGACCTCTGGCTGCTCTGCGGCGATCTCGGCTACTCCGTGCTGGAACCGTTTGCGGCCAAGTTCCCCGATCGCTATCTCAATGTCGGCGTTGCCGAGCAGAACATGGCGGGCATCGCCGCCGGCATCGCGCTGTCGGGCAAGACGGTCTTCATCTACTCGATCGGAAACTTCCCGACATTGCGGTGCCTCGAGCAACTCCGCAACGACGTCTGCTACCACGGCGCCGACGTCAAGGTCGTGGCGGTGGGCGCCGGCTATGCCTATGGCAGCCAGGGCTACACCCACCATGCGCTGGAGGATGCGGGGATCATGTCGATGCTGCCGGGCATCGAGGTGTTCGTGCCCTGCGATCCCTCGGAGGTGCGGGCTGCGACGCGTCTGATCGCAACGAGCGGCAAGCCGTCCTACTTGCGGCTCAGCCGCCAGGGGGAGCCGAATCTTGGCGCCGCCGTGACTGACCTGCGCAAACCCAGGGTTTTGCGTGTCGGACGGGATGTCGTCATCCTCGCATCGGGGCCGATCGCCTCGCGCGCCCTTGCTGCAGCCGGGGAGCTTGCCGGGCGGGGCCGCGACGTCGGTGTAGTCAGCGTCTCCTGCCTGAAGCCCCTCGACGAAGGCGCGATCCGAGACGCCGTGCGCGGCGCTTCGCTCATCGTGACGCTGGAAGAGCACATTCTGCGCGGTGGTTTGTTCAGTCTGGTCGCGGGCGCGTTTGCCGGCGACGCAGTCCGGCCGCCGATCACGGGCATCGGCATTCCCGAGCAGGGCGGCAAGACCTCGCAGGCGGGATCGCGCGAGGCGCTGCTCGATGCCGCCGGCCTTTCAGCCGAGGCGATCGTCGCGCGGATCGAGCAGTCGCTGGCGAAGGGCTGA